Proteins encoded in a region of the Benincasa hispida cultivar B227 chromosome 2, ASM972705v1, whole genome shotgun sequence genome:
- the LOC120071095 gene encoding nuclear transcription factor Y subunit C-9, with the protein MDQQGHGQPPSMGAVGSGGQMAYGSNLYHPSQMTVGPTSGSVVTSVGGIQSTSQPGGAQLAQHQLAYQHIHQQQQQQLQQQLQTFWVNQYQEIEKVTDFKNHSLPLARIKKIMKADEDVRMISAEAPVLFARACEMFILELTLRSWNHTEENKRRTLQKNDIAAAITRTDIFDFLVDIVPREDLKDEVLTSIPRGSMTVGGPGEALPYCYMPSQHAPQVGAPGMIMGKPVMDPTMYAPQSHPYMPPQMWQHAQDQAPPDQ; encoded by the coding sequence ATGGATCAGCAAGGGCATGGCCAGCCTCCGTCCATGGGAGCGGTTGGCAGTGGAGGTCAGATGGCATATGGTAGCAACCTCTACCATCCCAGCCAAATGACTGTAGGTCCGACTTCGGGATCTGTCGTTACATCAGTCGGAGGTATTCAGTCTACGAGTCAACCTGGTGGAGCTCAGCTTGCTCAACATCAACTTGCTTATCAACATATCCACCAGCAGCAGCAACAACAGCTTCAACAACAGCTCCAGACTTTTTGGGTAAATCAATACCAAGAGATTGAGAAGGTAACAGACTTTAAGAACCATAGTCTTCCCTTAGCAAGGATCAAGAAGATCATGAAGGCTGACGAGGACGTACGAATGATATCGGCTGAGGCACCTGTTTTATTTGCTAGGGCATGTGAAATGTTCATCCTGGAATTGACTTTACGGTCTTGGAATCATACCGAAGAGAACAAGCGCAGGACACTTCAAAAGAATGATATTGCTGCAGCTATCACAAGAACTGACATTTTTGACTTTCTGGTTGATATAGTACCGAGGGAGGATCTGAAAGACGAAGTACTCACGTCGATTCCAAGAGGATCAATGACAGTTGGGGGGCCTGGAGAAGCACTTCCTTACTGCTATATGCCGTCTCAGCATGCACCTCAGGTTGGGGCACCTGGAATGATCATGGGTAAGCCCGTGATGGACCCAACCATGTATGCTCCACAATCACACCCTTACATGCCTCCACAAATGTGGCAGCACGCACAAGATCAAGCCCCTCCTGATCAATAG